The genomic window CCGACACCGGCGCGCGCACGAACGAGGACATCTTCACGGGACCCTCCCAGTGGATGCCGACCGGAAGGGTGTTCGGCGGTCAGGTGCTCGCCCAGTCGCTGATGGCGGCGACCATGACGGTCGACGACGAGCGTGCGCTGCACTCGATGCACGGATACTTCCTGCGACCGGGTGACGTGCAGCACCCGATCACGTTCTCCGTCGACCGGATCCACGACGGACGCTCGTTCACGACCCGGCGGACGCAGGCATTCCAGCACGGTCTGCCGATCCTCTCGCTCATCGCGTCGTTCCAGACCCACGATGAGGGGCTCGAGCACCAGGTCGAGATGCCCACCGACCTGCCCGATCCCGAGTCGCTGCCGTCGACGGCCGACCTCCTCGGACACATCGACCACGACATGGCCCGGCACTGGTCGAGCGAACGGCCCTTCGACGTGCGCCACGTGGACGCGCCGATCTACCTCCGTGTCGAGGGCGAGCTCGTTCCGAGGCAGGCGGTGTGGATGAAGGCCGACGGGCGACTGCCGGACGACCCCGAACTGCATCGCGCAGCACTGGCGTACGCGAGCGACTACTCGCTGCTCGAACCGGTGCTGCGAGCGCACGGGATCCCGTGGGCGACGCGCGGGCTCAAGGTCGCCAGCCTCGACCACGCGATGTGGTGGCATCGCGACGCACGTGTCGACGACTGGTTGCTCTACACGCAGGAGTCGCCCTCGGCGAGCGGCGGCCGCGGGCTCTCGCTCGGGCGGATCTACTCGCGCGACGGCGTGCTCGTGGCCTCCGTCGCCCAGGAGGGCATGGTCCGCGCGCCGCGCGGATGATCGACACGACCTGAGCGCTTGCACGGAAAACCCCATGGAACGCCTTCCGCGCGCCAGAATGGCATCAGGGAGCCGAACGGCGGCCATCGCACAACGGGAGGCGATGTTCCATGACGGATGCCACGCGACTGTCCAGGAGGACGGTGCTCACGATCGGCGGCACCGGCGCCGTGACCGGTGCACTCGTGCTCGCCGGATGCTCGGCCGACGAATCACCGTCGGCAGCGCCCACCACCTCTCCACCGACCGGCGCCGACGAGCCGACCAGCGCTCCGCCGAGCGCATCGGCCGCTCCTGACGACCAGGCGGATGCCGGCGCCGTCGCCGGCATCGCCGCGCTCGCTTCGGTGCCGGTCGGCGGCAGCGTGGCGGTCGAGATCGACGGCGAGCCCGCGTTGCTCGCACAGCCGGAGGCAGGCAAGGTCGTCGCGTTCAGCGCGATCTGCACCCATCAGCAGTGCGTGGTGGCCCCGGCCGGAGCGCGGTTCGAGTGTCCCTGCCACGGATCCGCGTTCGACGCCGCGACCGGCGAAGCCGTGCAAGGCCCGGCATTCGACCCGCTTCCCCCCATCGCGGTCCGCGTGGAGGGCGACCAGATCGTGGCGGGGTCCTGATGGACTACGAGGTCGCCGGCCTTCCGCTGCACGTCCTGCTGGTCCACGTCGTCGTGGTGGCGGTGCCGCTCTTCGCCCTCGTGCTCCTGCTCGCCGCCGTCTGGCCGGCCGCCCGCCGCGTGCTGTGGCTACCGGCACTCATCGGCGGAGTGCTGCTCGTCGTCCTCGTGATGGTGACCGTCGCCGCCGGTGAATGGCTGGAGGCACGCGTGCCTCCGGCACCCCTCATCCAGGAGCACACCGCGCAGGGTGATGAACTGCAACCGTGGGTCGTCGGGCTGCTGCTCGTGGCCGTGGCGCTGGCGGCGTGGGCGATCGTGGAACTCGTCGCACGACGACGCGAACGGGCCGTCGGCCGCGGTGCGGTGGTCGCGGCGACCGCCGTGCTCGCGGTGTCCGCCGTCGGCGTCGGCGGAGGCGCGACGTGGACGCTCGTGCAGATCGGCGAGTCGGGCAGCCGAGCGGTCTGGGAGGGGTCGTTCAGCGAGGATCCGCTCGAGTGAACACGGGCACCACCGACCGGCGCCGAATCGACGATCGACGCATGAGCTGTGGCCGCGTCCATGGTCCACCTGTCAGCCACTGACGCGTCAGCGGTGGCGGAACTCGACCGGAGCCTCGAGGTAGGGCTCCCAGGCTGCCCGCTCCTCGGGGCTGACCCGGCGCGGCTTGCCGGTCGCGGCGTCGACGAGCACGATCGTGGTGCTCGCGCGCGTGTACCGGATCCGCGGCTCGACGCCCTCCGGCGAGCACACCTCGTAGCAGACCTCGAGGCTCGCACCGCCCATGCGCCCGATCCAGAGCTCGATGTCGAGCGGGAGTCGGGTGTAGGGGATGGGCTCGAGGTACTCGACCTCCTGCCGCGCGATGAGCGTGAACGTGGTCGTCCCGGGCGATGCATCGATCACCGCGGTCGACGCACCGACCGCGTGTTCGGCGGTGCCGTCGTCGTTCACCCAGAACGCCTGGATGCGAGCCTCCTCGAGGAGGCTCAGCATCCGGGCGTTGTTCACGTGACCGTACGCGTCGAGGTCGCTCCAGCGGAGCGGGGTCGGAACGTGCAGCCGCATGGGGTCAGTCTCGGGTGAGCTTCCGGTACGTCGAGCGGTGCGGCTTCGCCGCGTCGGCGCCGAGGCGCTCGACCTTGTTCTGCTCGTACGACTCGAAGTTGCCCTCGAACCAGTACCACTTGGCCGGGTCCTCGTCGGTGCCCTCGTAGGCGAGGATGTGCGTCGCGATGCGGTCGAGGAACCACCGGTCGTGCGTGATGACGACGGCGCAGCCGGGGAACTCGAGCAGCGCGTTCTCGAGGCTCGACAGCGTCTCGACGTCGAGGTCGTTCGTCGGCTCGTCGAGCAGCAGGAGGTTGCCGCCCTGCTTGAGCGTGAGCGCGAGGTTCAGCCGGTTGCGCTCACCGCCGGAGAGCACGCCGGCTTTCTTCTGCTGGTCGGGGCCCTTGAATCCGAACGTCGAGACGTACGCGCGACTGGGCACCTCGGTCTTCCCGACCTGGATGTAGTCGAGCCCGTCGGATACGACCTCCCACAGGTTCTTGTTCGGGTCGATGCCGCCGCGCGATTGGTCGACGTAGGAGATCTCGACGGTGTCCCCGACCTTCACCGATCCGCCGTCGACGGGCTCGAAGCCGACGATGGTCTTGAAGAGCGTCGTCTTGCCGACGCCGTTCGGGCCGATGATGCCGACGATGCCGTTGCGCGGGAGCGAGAACGAGAGCCCGTCGATGAGCTTGCGGTCGCCGAAGCCCTTCTCGAGGTTCTTGACCTCGAGGACGACGTCGCCCAGACGCGGCCCCGGCGGGATCTGGATCTCCTCGAAGTCGAGCTTGCGCGTGCGCTCGGCCTCGGCCGCCATCTCCTCGTATCGCGCGAGACGGGCCTTGGACTTCGCCTGTCGGCCCTTGGCGTTGGACCTGACCCACTCGAGCTCCTCCTTGAGGCGCTTCTGCAGCTTCTGGTCCTTCTTGCCCTGGACCTCGAGTCGCTCGGCCTTCTTCTCGAGGTAGGTCGAGTAGTTGCCCTCGTACGGGTAGAGCCGACCACGGTCGACCTCGCAGATCCACTCGGCCACGTGGTCGAGGAAGTACCGGTCGTGGGTGACGGCGAGCACGGCGCCGGGGTACTTCGCGAGGTGCTGCTCGAGCCAGAGCACGCTCTCGGCGTCGAGGTGGTTGGTGGGCTCGTCGAGCAGCAGCAGGTCGGGCTTCTGCAGCAGCAGCTTGCAGAGCGCGACGCGTCGCTTCTCACCGCCGGAGAGCACCGAGACCTGCGCGTCGCTCGGCGGGCAGCGCAGCGCGTCCATCGCCTGCTCGAGCTGCGAGTCGAGGTCCCAGGCGTCGGCGGCGTCGATGGCCTCCTGCAGCACGCCCATCTCGGCGAGCAGCGCGTCGAAGTCGGCGTCGGGATCGGCCATCGCAGCCGAGATCTCGTTGAACCGGTCGATCTTCGCCTTGATCTCGCCGACGCCCTGCTGGACGTTCTCGAGGACCGTCTTCGACTCGTCGAGTTCCGGCTCCTGCATCAGGATGCCGACCGAGAATCCCGGGGAGAGCCGGGCCTCGCCGTTTGAGGGCTGGTCGAGTCCGGCCATGATCTTGAGGATCGTGGACTTTCCAGCACCGTTCGGGCCGACCACGCCGATCTTCGCTCCGGGGAGGAACGCCATCGTCACGTCGTCGAGGATCACCTTGTCGCCGACCGCCTTGCGGGCGCGAACCATCGAATAGATGTACTCAGCCATGTCCCTACCAGTCTATGGGGCGCGTCTGCCCGATCAGACAGCCACCGGTTCCGAGTGCTGGTCGCACGGCACCGTGGTACCCGCCCGACTTCGGTCCGTACTGTCCGACGAGGCACTCTCCCTGGAACGCGACGGCGAACTGGACGGAGTCCGCCGGCTCGCCGATCGTCGTCTCGTCCCGACTGACCTGCATCGCCGCCTTGTCGAAGCCCGCGACGACGAGCGCATCGATGAACGCGCGGCCGCCGGCGTTCGCATCGGCTGCGATGACGCCCTGGTTCACGTGGTCGAAGAACGCGAGGTTCTCGGTCGCCGACAGGTTCGGCGCCAGGGTCGGCGGCGGGGCCGCAGTCGGGGTCGGACGTGCGCCGGGGGACGGCGGCGGGGTCGTCGCCACAGGGGGCTGCGCCGTGCACGCGGCCAGCCCGAACACGAGCACGGCCCCGGCCAATGCCAGAGCCGCTTCGCCGAACCGTCGCCGAACCATCGATCCCCTCGTCCGGCGGCTGACGCCGCCCGTGCCGAGTCTAGGCGCTCGACTCGGGCGGGCGTCGGGCATCGCCGCTCAGACGACCTCGCGGCGAAGCGAGCCGTCGACCTCGTCCTCTCCGGAGATCGGCTCCTCCTCCGCGATCGACGCGCCGAGACCGCTGTACGCGAACTCGGCCTCGTCCCCGTAGCCGAGCCGACGCGCGCCGAACGCCGCATCGTCGCCGCCGACGACCCGCTCGTCGTCGCCGAGGCTGTCGGCACCGTGCGCGTCGAAGCCCGCCTCCGCCGTCGGGTCGGACTCGTCCGACGGCACGACCGCGCCGCCCGAGGCATCCGTCTGCGCGTCGTCGCGATCACGTTGCACCCGCCGGAGCTGCGTGATGCCGAAGAGGAGGTCGTGGCCGATGGTGTCCGCGTCGATCTCGACCGCGGTCCCGGACTTCTCGCCGGCGGCCCACTGGCGCTGCTTGAGCCTGCCGTGCACGACGACGCGCTCGCCCTTGCGCACCGAGGCGCCGACGTTGAGCGCGAGGGTTCGGAACGCGGACACGGTGTACCAGTTCGTGTCGCCGTCCTGCCAGGCGCCGGCGGCGCGGTCGAAGAACCGTCGCCGCGTCGCGAGGCGGAACGAGGTGATGCTGAGGCCCTGGGCGGTCGTGATCGATCGCGGGTCGCTGCCCACGACGCCCGTGACGGTGATGGAATCGGACATGTCGCTCCTTCGGATGGCGCCGCAGGGACCTGCGGCTGGCGGCACCCGGGGCGCTCGTGCCGGAGGTCCGCCCCGGATGCCGCGTGCTTCGAGGATCACGCGGCGACCGGCCGTGCGTCGGGGGCCCGCCGTGATCGGTGGACGGCGGCGATACCGGCGGTCTGGGGAGGAGCCGTCAAGCGACGACGTACTCGGCGTACGAGCGCCGGATCTTGTTCACCTTCGGCACGGCGACCGCGAGGCAGTAGCCCTGCCCGGGATTCTTCGCGAAGAAGTCCTGGTGGTATTCCTCGGCCGGCCAGAACTCGCCGAGCGGCTCGAGCGTCGTGACGATCTCGCCCTCCCACCAGTCGGCCGCACGCTCGCGGGCCGCCTCGAACAGCTCGTGCTGTACGTCGCCGTCGAAGAACATCGCGGACCGGTACTGCGTTCCGATGTCGCCGCCCTGGCGGTTCAGCTGGCGCGGATCGTGCAGGGTGAAGAACACGTCGAGGATCACCTCGCGCGGGATGGCGTCGGGTTCGAACTCGACGCGCACGACCTCGGCATGCCCCGTCGCGCCGGTGCAGACCTGCTCGTACGAGGGGTTCGGCACGCTGCCGCCGGCGTACCCCGAGACGACCTCGTCGACGCCCCTCAGCGTTCGGTACACCGCATCGAGGCACCAGAAGCAGCCACCGGCCAGAACGAAGCTCTCCACGGTCCTAGGGTAAGGGGATGAGCTACCTCGCGCTTCCCGAACGGTACGACCGCATGACCTACAACCGGGTCGGCCGCAGCGGCCTCAAGCTTCCCGCGCTCTCGCTCGGGCTCTGGCACAACTTCGGGCACGACCGCCCGCTCGACACGCAGCGTGCCATCGTGCGTCGCGCATTCGACCTCGGCATCACCCACTTCGACCTGGCGAACAACTACGGGCCTCCCGCCGGCAGCGCCGAGGAGAACTTCGGCCGACTGCTCGCGACCGACCTGAAGCCCTATCGCGACGAGCTCATCGTCTCGTCGAAGGCCGGGTACACGATGTGGGACGGCCCGTACGGCGACTGGGGCTCGCGCAAGTACCTGCTCTCCTCGCTCGACCAGAGCCTCGATCGACTCGGCCTCGAGTATGTCGACGTGTTCTATTCGCACCGCCCCGACCCCGAGACGCCGATCGAGGAGACGATGGGCGCGCTCGCCCACGCCGTGCGACAGGGCAAGGCCCTGTACGTCGGCATCTCGAACTACGACCCCGAGCAGACCCGTGCGGCCGCTGAGGCGCTGGCCGCGGAGGGCGTGCCGCTCACGATCCACCAGCCCCGGTACTCGATGTTCGATCGGCACATCGAGG from Agromyces sp. LHK192 includes these protein-coding regions:
- a CDS encoding acyl-CoA thioesterase II; this translates as MNGPIEGLLSTLHLTDTGARTNEDIFTGPSQWMPTGRVFGGQVLAQSLMAATMTVDDERALHSMHGYFLRPGDVQHPITFSVDRIHDGRSFTTRRTQAFQHGLPILSLIASFQTHDEGLEHQVEMPTDLPDPESLPSTADLLGHIDHDMARHWSSERPFDVRHVDAPIYLRVEGELVPRQAVWMKADGRLPDDPELHRAALAYASDYSLLEPVLRAHGIPWATRGLKVASLDHAMWWHRDARVDDWLLYTQESPSASGGRGLSLGRIYSRDGVLVASVAQEGMVRAPRG
- a CDS encoding Rieske (2Fe-2S) protein, which encodes MTDATRLSRRTVLTIGGTGAVTGALVLAGCSADESPSAAPTTSPPTGADEPTSAPPSASAAPDDQADAGAVAGIAALASVPVGGSVAVEIDGEPALLAQPEAGKVVAFSAICTHQQCVVAPAGARFECPCHGSAFDAATGEAVQGPAFDPLPPIAVRVEGDQIVAGS
- a CDS encoding thioesterase family protein; translation: MRLHVPTPLRWSDLDAYGHVNNARMLSLLEEARIQAFWVNDDGTAEHAVGASTAVIDASPGTTTFTLIARQEVEYLEPIPYTRLPLDIELWIGRMGGASLEVCYEVCSPEGVEPRIRYTRASTTIVLVDAATGKPRRVSPEERAAWEPYLEAPVEFRHR
- the ettA gene encoding energy-dependent translational throttle protein EttA; protein product: MAEYIYSMVRARKAVGDKVILDDVTMAFLPGAKIGVVGPNGAGKSTILKIMAGLDQPSNGEARLSPGFSVGILMQEPELDESKTVLENVQQGVGEIKAKIDRFNEISAAMADPDADFDALLAEMGVLQEAIDAADAWDLDSQLEQAMDALRCPPSDAQVSVLSGGEKRRVALCKLLLQKPDLLLLDEPTNHLDAESVLWLEQHLAKYPGAVLAVTHDRYFLDHVAEWICEVDRGRLYPYEGNYSTYLEKKAERLEVQGKKDQKLQKRLKEELEWVRSNAKGRQAKSKARLARYEEMAAEAERTRKLDFEEIQIPPGPRLGDVVLEVKNLEKGFGDRKLIDGLSFSLPRNGIVGIIGPNGVGKTTLFKTIVGFEPVDGGSVKVGDTVEISYVDQSRGGIDPNKNLWEVVSDGLDYIQVGKTEVPSRAYVSTFGFKGPDQQKKAGVLSGGERNRLNLALTLKQGGNLLLLDEPTNDLDVETLSSLENALLEFPGCAVVITHDRWFLDRIATHILAYEGTDEDPAKWYWFEGNFESYEQNKVERLGADAAKPHRSTYRKLTRD
- a CDS encoding single-stranded DNA-binding protein; its protein translation is MSDSITVTGVVGSDPRSITTAQGLSITSFRLATRRRFFDRAAGAWQDGDTNWYTVSAFRTLALNVGASVRKGERVVVHGRLKQRQWAAGEKSGTAVEIDADTIGHDLLFGITQLRRVQRDRDDAQTDASGGAVVPSDESDPTAEAGFDAHGADSLGDDERVVGGDDAAFGARRLGYGDEAEFAYSGLGASIAEEEPISGEDEVDGSLRREVV
- the msrA gene encoding peptide-methionine (S)-S-oxide reductase MsrA — encoded protein: MESFVLAGGCFWCLDAVYRTLRGVDEVVSGYAGGSVPNPSYEQVCTGATGHAEVVRVEFEPDAIPREVILDVFFTLHDPRQLNRQGGDIGTQYRSAMFFDGDVQHELFEAARERAADWWEGEIVTTLEPLGEFWPAEEYHQDFFAKNPGQGYCLAVAVPKVNKIRRSYAEYVVA
- a CDS encoding aldo/keto reductase, which translates into the protein MSYLALPERYDRMTYNRVGRSGLKLPALSLGLWHNFGHDRPLDTQRAIVRRAFDLGITHFDLANNYGPPAGSAEENFGRLLATDLKPYRDELIVSSKAGYTMWDGPYGDWGSRKYLLSSLDQSLDRLGLEYVDVFYSHRPDPETPIEETMGALAHAVRQGKALYVGISNYDPEQTRAAAEALAAEGVPLTIHQPRYSMFDRHIEDGLFPALDEVGASAIVFSPLAQGLLTDRYLSGDVPADSRAAQGRFLSSGAIGDEYLDRARALDAIAKGRGQTLAQLALSWVLRQPQIASALIGASSVAQLEQNVAALDAAALTEAEIAEIEPLAVHGTGS